In a single window of the Eshraghiella crossota genome:
- the trpS gene encoding tryptophan--tRNA ligase, with the protein MSKIILTGDRPTGRLHIGHYVGSLKRRVELQNSGEYDKIYIMIADAQALTDNYDNPDKIRENIVEVALDYLSCGIDPEKSVIFIQSMVPELTELTFYYMNLVTEARLHRNPTIKSEIEMRGFGGTIPAGFLCYPISQASDITAFKATTVPVGEDQMPMLEQAREIVNKFNTIYGETLVEPQILLPDNKACLRLPGTDGKAKMSKSLGNCIYLADTEEDVRKKVMSMYTDPNHLKVEDPGQVEGNTVFTYLDAFCKDEHFAKFLPDYASLDELKAHYRRGGLGDVKVKKFLNNVMQEELAPIRERRKYWEKNIPEVYDILKRGSEEAQKAAAETLKEVKASMRINYFEDGALINDTMKKYM; encoded by the coding sequence ATGAGTAAGATTATTTTAACAGGTGACAGACCAACCGGAAGACTTCATATCGGTCATTACGTTGGTTCACTTAAGAGAAGAGTTGAATTACAGAACTCCGGAGAATATGATAAAATTTATATAATGATTGCAGATGCCCAGGCATTGACAGATAATTATGATAATCCGGACAAAATCAGGGAGAACATTGTGGAAGTAGCACTTGATTATTTATCATGTGGTATTGACCCTGAAAAATCAGTTATATTTATACAGTCAATGGTTCCGGAACTTACGGAATTAACTTTTTATTATATGAATCTGGTTACGGAAGCAAGACTTCACCGTAATCCTACAATCAAGAGCGAGATAGAGATGAGAGGCTTTGGCGGGACAATTCCTGCCGGATTTTTATGCTATCCTATCAGTCAGGCTTCTGATATTACAGCATTTAAAGCAACAACGGTTCCTGTAGGAGAAGACCAGATGCCTATGCTTGAGCAGGCAAGGGAAATCGTTAATAAATTTAATACAATTTACGGTGAGACACTTGTCGAACCACAGATTCTTTTACCTGACAACAAGGCTTGTTTAAGACTTCCGGGTACGGACGGCAAGGCTAAGATGAGTAAATCTCTGGGCAACTGTATTTATCTTGCAGACACAGAAGAAGATGTACGCAAGAAGGTTATGTCCATGTATACCGATCCTAACCATCTTAAAGTTGAAGATCCGGGACAGGTTGAAGGCAATACGGTATTTACTTATCTTGATGCTTTCTGTAAGGATGAGCATTTTGCAAAATTTTTACCTGATTATGCCAGCCTTGATGAGTTAAAGGCACATTACCGCAGAGGCGGACTTGGAGATGTCAAAGTAAAGAAGTTCCTTAATAATGTAATGCAGGAAGAACTGGCTCCGATAAGGGAGAGAAGAAAATACTGGGAAAAGAATATTCCTGAGGTGTATGATATCTTAAAGAGAGGCAGTGAGGAAGCACAGAAAGCAGCTGCAGAGACCCTTAAAGAAGTTAAAGCGTCTATGAGAATTAATTATTTTGAAGACGGCGCACTTATCAATGATACAATGAAAAAATATATGTAA
- the queC gene encoding 7-cyano-7-deazaguanine synthase QueC: MRALVLSSGGVDSTTCLGMAVDKYGKENVVSLSVFYGQKHTKELEAATKVAKYYGVEHMAIDLSLIFKDSDCSLLSHSTEKIPHESYAEQLEKTDGKPVSTYVPFRNGLFLATAASIALSKKCDVIYYGAHADDAAGNAYPDCSEVFYNAMNTAVYEGSGRQLKIEAPLVTWNKATVVKKGLELKVPYELTWSCYEGGDKPCMKCGTCIDRMKAFEANNVKDPVLGE; the protein is encoded by the coding sequence ATGAGAGCATTGGTATTATCAAGCGGTGGAGTTGACTCTACCACATGCCTTGGCATGGCCGTTGATAAATACGGCAAAGAAAATGTAGTATCTTTATCTGTATTTTACGGACAGAAACATACAAAAGAACTTGAAGCTGCAACAAAAGTGGCCAAATATTACGGAGTTGAACATATGGCAATAGATTTATCACTTATTTTTAAGGACAGCGATTGTTCACTTCTGTCACATTCAACAGAAAAAATCCCACATGAAAGTTATGCAGAACAGCTTGAAAAGACTGACGGAAAGCCTGTGTCAACTTACGTACCTTTCAGAAACGGACTTTTTCTTGCAACAGCGGCAAGTATTGCTTTATCAAAAAAATGTGATGTTATATATTACGGGGCACATGCGGATGACGCAGCGGGCAATGCTTATCCCGATTGCAGTGAGGTATTTTATAATGCCATGAATACCGCTGTTTACGAAGGAAGCGGCAGGCAGCTTAAGATAGAGGCGCCCCTTGTTACATGGAATAAAGCAACGGTTGTTAAAAAAGGATTGGAACTTAAAGTTCCTTATGAGCTTACGTGGAGCTGTTACGAGGGCGGGGATAAGCCTTGCATGAAGTGCGGCACATGTATAGACAGGATGAAAGCATTTGAAGCAAATAATGTAAAAGACCCGGTTTTAGGAGAATGA
- the queE gene encoding putative 7-carboxy-7-deazaguanine synthase QueE, with amino-acid sequence MAEYKVVETFVSINGEGRKAGELAFFLRLKGCNLDCSYCDTKWANKGDASFEIMDENEIYGLIKKSGIRNVTITGGEPLFRKDMAILLELLDNDRELSVEIETNGSVDLKPYLPVCKNISFTMDYKLPTSRMEEQMCLGNFEILRNIDTVKFVSGSIKDLEKAEEIIQKYDLCKRTKVYISPVFGNIDPADIVEFMKERKMNKVRLQLQLHKFIWDPDKKGV; translated from the coding sequence ATGGCAGAATATAAAGTTGTTGAAACATTTGTAAGTATTAATGGTGAAGGAAGAAAAGCAGGTGAACTTGCATTTTTCCTAAGACTTAAAGGCTGTAACCTTGACTGCTCTTATTGTGATACCAAATGGGCAAATAAAGGAGATGCATCCTTTGAAATCATGGATGAAAATGAAATATACGGCCTTATTAAAAAATCAGGAATCCGTAATGTAACTATTACAGGAGGAGAACCATTGTTCCGTAAGGATATGGCAATATTGTTGGAACTGCTTGATAACGATAGGGAATTATCCGTCGAAATTGAGACAAATGGAAGCGTGGACCTGAAACCTTACCTGCCGGTGTGCAAAAATATAAGTTTTACCATGGATTATAAACTTCCAACAAGCAGGATGGAGGAGCAGATGTGCCTTGGAAATTTTGAAATATTAAGGAACATTGACACCGTCAAATTTGTATCGGGAAGCATTAAGGATTTGGAAAAAGCAGAAGAAATCATACAAAAATATGACCTTTGCAAAAGAACAAAAGTATATATAAGTCCTGTTTTCGGGAATATAGATCCTGCTGACATAGTAGAATTTATGAAAGAAAGAAAAATGAATAAAGTTAGGTTACAGCTGCAGCTCCATAAATTTATCTGGGATCCGGATAAAAAAGGCGTGTAA
- the queF gene encoding preQ(1) synthase: protein MSGRSKEETEGVTLLGNQKVKYADNYAPEVLETFINKHQDNDYFVKFNCPEFTSLCPITGQPDFATITISYVPDVRMVESKSLKLYLFSFRNHGDFHEDCVNIIMKDLIKLMEPKYIEVWGKFTPRGGISIDPYCNYGKPGTKWERIAGDRMANHDMYPEKIDNR from the coding sequence ATGAGTGGCAGAAGCAAAGAAGAAACAGAAGGCGTAACCCTTTTAGGAAACCAGAAGGTAAAATATGCCGATAATTATGCACCTGAGGTGCTTGAAACCTTTATTAACAAACATCAGGACAATGACTATTTTGTCAAATTTAACTGTCCTGAATTTACAAGTCTTTGTCCTATAACGGGACAGCCTGATTTTGCAACCATAACAATATCTTATGTACCTGATGTAAGAATGGTGGAAAGCAAATCACTGAAGCTTTATCTTTTCAGCTTCAGAAATCACGGCGATTTTCATGAAGACTGTGTTAATATAATCATGAAAGACCTGATTAAACTTATGGAACCGAAATATATAGAAGTGTGGGGCAAATTTACTCCAAGAGGAGGCATAAGCATTGACCCTTACTGCAACTACGGAAAGCCCGGAACAAAGTGGGAGAGGATTGCCGGAGACAGAATGGCAAACCATGATATGTATCCCGAAAAAATTGATAACAGATAG
- the folE gene encoding GTP cyclohydrolase I FolE: MAIDREAIKKHIRGILIALGDDPDREGLKDTPERVAKMYEEVFEGMNYSNKEIAEMFNKTFEQGLDTITDSKDMVLVKDIDIFSYCEHHLALMYDVKVSVAYIPNGKVIGLSKIARIADMVGKRLQLQEKIGSDIAEIMETVTESEDIAVYIEGCHSCMTARGIKKNNSKTVTTTFRGEFSKDKLLQMKFLMGINNRPAD, translated from the coding sequence ATGGCTATTGATAGAGAAGCAATTAAAAAGCATATAAGAGGAATACTTATTGCATTAGGTGATGATCCGGACAGGGAGGGCCTTAAGGACACACCCGAAAGAGTGGCAAAGATGTATGAAGAAGTCTTTGAGGGGATGAATTATTCCAACAAAGAAATCGCAGAAATGTTTAATAAGACTTTTGAACAGGGACTTGATACCATAACCGACAGTAAAGATATGGTATTGGTAAAAGATATTGATATTTTCAGTTATTGTGAACATCATCTTGCCCTCATGTATGATGTGAAAGTTTCCGTAGCATATATTCCCAACGGTAAAGTAATCGGTTTAAGCAAAATCGCAAGAATTGCCGATATGGTGGGTAAACGTCTGCAGCTGCAGGAAAAGATTGGCAGCGACATAGCAGAAATTATGGAAACGGTAACGGAGTCGGAAGACATTGCCGTGTATATTGAAGGCTGTCACAGCTGCATGACAGCAAGAGGTATAAAAAAGAATAACAGTAAGACCGTTACCACAACATTCAGAGGCGAATTTTCAAAGGATAAACTACTTCAGATGAAATTCCTTATGGGAATTAATAACAGACCTGCAGATTAA
- the queD gene encoding 6-carboxytetrahydropterin synthase QueD: protein MYSLISEHSFDAAHFLKGYEGKCSNIHGHRWRVVVEIQGDALKKDSHTRGMLIDFDELKETIKKEVDYFDHCLIIEKNSLKENTYNALKDEGFRIVELDFRSTAENFSKYFYDRISEKGYQVKCVSVYETPNDCAVYGE, encoded by the coding sequence ATGTATTCGTTAATATCTGAACACAGTTTTGATGCAGCTCATTTCCTTAAAGGATATGAGGGCAAATGCAGCAATATACATGGACATCGTTGGAGAGTAGTTGTCGAAATTCAAGGTGATGCATTGAAAAAAGACAGCCACACAAGAGGGATGTTAATTGATTTTGATGAGTTAAAAGAGACAATAAAAAAAGAAGTAGATTATTTTGACCATTGTCTGATAATAGAAAAAAATTCATTAAAAGAAAATACCTATAATGCACTTAAAGATGAAGGCTTCAGGATTGTTGAACTTGATTTCCGCTCAACAGCAGAAAATTTTTCAAAATATTTTTATGACAGAATAAGTGAAAAAGGTTATCAGGTAAAATGTGTGTCCGTATATGAGACACCAAACGACTGTGCCGTATACGGAGAATGA